In one window of Arachis ipaensis cultivar K30076 chromosome B06, Araip1.1, whole genome shotgun sequence DNA:
- the LOC107648084 gene encoding actin-depolymerizing factor 4-like: protein MAVYDDCKLQFLELKTKRTHRFIVFKIEENQKQVIMEKLSEPAQGYKDFAACLPPNECRYAIYDFEFLTEVLYRNMIPSNFTMRLNANQQLSPELDLFMKQRLQNYELKQKKLGTRIGQTKFPFCNTPKLGHLLLALKLFDELPHSPVKQNFC from the exons ATGGCGGTCTATGATGACTGCAAGTTGCAGTTTTTGGAGCTCAAGACAAAAAGGACTCACAGGTTCATAGTTTTCAAGATTGAGGAGAATCAGAAGCAAGTCATTATGGAGAAGCTTAGTGAGCCAGCTCAAGGCTACAAAGATTTCGCTGCTTGCCTCCCTCCTAATGAGTGCCGCTATGCTATATATGATTTCGAGTTCTTGACCGAAG TTTTGTACAGGAATATGATCCCTAGTAACTTTACGATGAGATTAAATGCGAATCAGCAACTTTCACCGGAGTTGGATCTCTTCATGAAACAGAGGCTCCaaaattatgagttaaaacaAAAGAAACTTGGTACTCGAATTGGACAGACTAAGTTCCCCTTCTGTAATACTCCGAAGTTAGgtcatcttcttcttgcactaAAATTGTTCGATGAATTGCCTCACTCACCTGTCAAACAAAATTTCTGCTAA